Within the Chromobacterium paludis genome, the region CGGCGACGCGGCCGATATCATTGCGGCCCAGGTCCATCAGCATCACGTGCTCGGCGATTTCCTTCGGGTCCGCCAGCAGCTCGGCGGCCAGCGCCTCGTCCTGCTCGCGGGTTTGGCCGCGCGGGCGGGTGCCGGCGATGGGGCGCACCGTCACGGTTTCGCCGTCGCGGCGCACCAGGATTTCCGGCGACGCCCCCACCACGTGGAAATCGTCGAAGTGGTAGAAGAACATATACGGCGACGGGTTCAGGTTGCGCAACGCGCGGTACAGCGCGATGGGCGAGCCGCTGAAGGCTTGCTGCATGCGCTGCGCCAGCACGACTTGCATGATGTCGCCATCGTGGATGTAGTGCTGGCAGGCGGTGACGGCTTCTTTGAATGCCTCTTCGCCGTATTCGGACACGGCCTCTCCCTCGTCGGGCAACGGCAGCGACAGCGGAATGGACAGCGGCGCCCGCAGCATGGCGCGCAGTTCGGCCAGCCGCGCCTGCGCCTTGGGCAGGGCGTTGGGCACCTCCGGATCAGCGTACACCACCAGATAGAGCTTGCCGGACAGATTGTCGACGATGGCGATTTCTTCGGACAGCATCAGCAGGATGTCCGGCGTGCCTATGGCGTCCGGCTTTTGGGCGTCGGCCAGGCGGCGTTCCACATAGCGTATGGTGTCGTAGCCGAAATAGCCGACCAGGCCGCCGGAGTAGCGTGGCAGGCCGGGCAGTTCGGGAATGCGGAAACGCTGCTGGAAGCTTTCGATGAAGGCGAGCGGATCGCCTTCGTGGCGCTCTATCACCTTGTCGCCGCACTCCACCTGGGCCTTGCGGCCGTTGACGCGGATGCGGGTGTCCGCCGGCAGGCCGACGATGGAATAGCGGCCGTGGCGCTCGCCGCCGACCACGGACTCCATCAGGTAGCTGTAGGGCTGGTTGGCCAGTTTCAGATAGATGGACAGCGGGCTGTCCAGATCGGCCAGCAGTTCCTGCATCACGGGAATGCGGTTGTAGCCTTGGGCGGCCAGGCGGTCAAACTCTTGCGCTTGCATGGGATTCTTCCTTGAGGGTGTCAGTTGCGGCGATGGCGTGCGGGGCGTGTTGCGGGCGACGCCATCGCCAGCTGGCGGGGCAGGGAAGAAAAGCCATGGGCGAGTGCATTCCTTTTTAGCGTTGCGATAGGT harbors:
- the trpE gene encoding anthranilate synthase component I; protein product: MQAQEFDRLAAQGYNRIPVMQELLADLDSPLSIYLKLANQPYSYLMESVVGGERHGRYSIVGLPADTRIRVNGRKAQVECGDKVIERHEGDPLAFIESFQQRFRIPELPGLPRYSGGLVGYFGYDTIRYVERRLADAQKPDAIGTPDILLMLSEEIAIVDNLSGKLYLVVYADPEVPNALPKAQARLAELRAMLRAPLSIPLSLPLPDEGEAVSEYGEEAFKEAVTACQHYIHDGDIMQVVLAQRMQQAFSGSPIALYRALRNLNPSPYMFFYHFDDFHVVGASPEILVRRDGETVTVRPIAGTRPRGQTREQDEALAAELLADPKEIAEHVMLMDLGRNDIGRVADIGTVKITDNMAIERYSHVMHIVSNVEGAVDRKISNIDVIKATFPAGTLSGAPKVRAMQIIDEFEPSKRGVYGGAVGYLGFNGDMDLAIAIRTAVLKNGMLYVQSGAGIVADSVPQSEWQETQNKARAVLRAAQMVRDGLDA